One stretch of Fibrobacter sp. DNA includes these proteins:
- a CDS encoding FdtA/QdtA family cupin domain-containing protein produces MNWNEPQLIDIPIVHDERGNLSVVEGGQLVPFDIKRVYYLYDVPGGSTRGGHAHRKLRQLIFAASGSFDVILDDGKTRQKFQLNRSYKGLFIPTMTWREIENFSSGAVCMVLASEHYEAEDYIYEYEDFLKEVNKK; encoded by the coding sequence ATGAATTGGAACGAACCGCAACTGATTGACATCCCCATCGTCCATGATGAACGTGGTAACTTGAGCGTTGTTGAAGGTGGCCAGCTGGTCCCCTTCGATATCAAGCGTGTTTACTACCTCTACGATGTGCCGGGTGGATCTACTCGCGGCGGCCATGCCCATCGAAAGCTCCGTCAGCTGATTTTTGCAGCCAGCGGTAGTTTCGACGTGATTCTTGACGATGGTAAGACACGTCAGAAGTTCCAATTGAACCGTTCCTACAAGGGCTTGTTCATTCCCACCATGACCTGGCGTGAAATCGAGAACTTCTCCTCCGGTGCCGTGTGTATGGTTCTTGCTTCAGAACATTACGAAGCCGAAGATTACATCTACGAATACGAAGACTTCTTGAAGGAAGTCAACAAGAAATAA